From Rhodobium gokarnense, a single genomic window includes:
- a CDS encoding MipA/OmpV family protein, whose translation MRRISLTGIVFSAALIGAAPALAQDADTYAAPTPYGAATSSQDDLVLELGIGGLVSPRFEGSEEYTFSPYPIIKLEYIRIPGLYETSREKSAIYFRPSFRYLGERDPSDERILRGLKHVDWALEAGFAVGYEAEYFDAFVAVRRGFGGHEGWIADLGVDGIYRPDNAWTFKLGPRLSLASEDYMDTYFKVSRRESIRSGYRTYDPDAGIKSAGLAATAEYKLTDETTLYGRASWDRLVSDAGDSPIVKAGDQNMFGVGIGISYRFGLDLYD comes from the coding sequence ATGCGACGGATTTCTCTCACCGGTATCGTTTTCAGCGCAGCGCTCATCGGCGCCGCCCCGGCCCTCGCCCAGGACGCGGACACCTACGCCGCGCCCACCCCTTATGGCGCTGCGACATCGAGCCAGGACGACCTGGTGCTGGAACTGGGCATCGGCGGTCTCGTTTCGCCGCGCTTCGAGGGCTCGGAGGAATACACCTTCAGCCCCTATCCGATCATCAAGCTGGAATACATCCGCATCCCCGGCCTCTACGAGACCAGCCGCGAAAAATCCGCGATCTATTTCCGCCCGTCCTTCCGCTATCTCGGCGAGCGCGACCCGTCTGACGAGCGCATCCTGCGCGGCCTGAAGCATGTCGACTGGGCGCTGGAAGCCGGCTTCGCCGTCGGTTACGAGGCGGAGTATTTCGACGCCTTCGTCGCCGTGCGCCGCGGCTTCGGCGGCCATGAGGGCTGGATCGCCGATCTCGGCGTCGACGGCATCTACCGCCCGGACAACGCCTGGACCTTCAAGCTCGGCCCGCGCCTATCGCTGGCGAGCGAAGACTACATGGACACCTATTTCAAGGTCTCCCGGCGCGAATCCATCCGCTCCGGCTACCGGACCTACGACCCAGACGCCGGCATCAAGAGCGCCGGCCTTGCCGCCACCGCCGAATACAAGCTGACTGACGAGACCACGCTCTACGGCCGCGCCTCCTGGGACCGCCTGGTCTCCGACGCGGGTGACTCGCCGATCGTCAAGGCGGGCGATCAAAACATGTTCGGCGTCGGCATCGGCATTTCCTACCGCTTCGGCCTCGACCTCTACGACTGA
- the mnmA gene encoding tRNA 2-thiouridine(34) synthase MnmA gives MLESLDLPGRPGDNRVVVAMSGGVDSSVAAGLLKRAGYDVVGITLQLYDHGAATHRKGACCAGQDIHDARRVAEHLDIPHYVLDYEDRFREAVIDTFAESYIAGETPVPCVACNQTVKFHDLLDTARDLGAAALATGHYVRSRKTGDRRSLYRPVDDDRDQSYFLFATTREQLDFLRFPLGDMTKAETREIARELGLAISDKPDSQDICFVPSGKYSDVIERLKPGAAEPGDIVHVDGRVLGRHDGIIHYTIGQRRGIGVATGEPLYVVRLDADHGRVVVGPREILATRRLALRDVNWIGDGTLVDLPPEGTEIFARVRSTRPPKPAILSYCDGTVVVDLMDSELGVAPGQACVFYDAPEGPARILGGGWIDRVATESEMAKAGMPLAGTAEGSLARSG, from the coding sequence ATGCTGGAATCTCTCGATCTCCCCGGACGCCCCGGGGACAACCGGGTCGTCGTCGCCATGTCTGGCGGCGTCGATTCCTCCGTTGCCGCCGGGCTCCTGAAGCGCGCCGGCTACGACGTCGTCGGCATCACCCTGCAGCTCTACGACCACGGCGCGGCGACCCACAGGAAGGGCGCCTGCTGCGCCGGCCAGGATATCCACGACGCCCGCCGCGTCGCCGAGCACCTCGACATCCCGCACTATGTGCTCGACTACGAGGACCGCTTCCGCGAGGCCGTCATCGACACCTTTGCCGAGAGCTACATCGCCGGCGAGACGCCGGTGCCCTGCGTCGCCTGCAACCAGACCGTGAAATTCCACGACCTGCTCGACACCGCGCGCGACCTCGGCGCCGCGGCGCTCGCCACCGGCCACTATGTGAGGAGCCGCAAGACCGGCGACCGCCGCTCCCTCTACCGGCCCGTCGACGACGACCGCGACCAGAGCTATTTCCTGTTCGCCACCACGCGCGAGCAGCTCGATTTCCTGCGCTTTCCGCTTGGCGACATGACCAAGGCGGAGACCCGCGAGATCGCCCGCGAGCTCGGCCTTGCGATCTCCGACAAGCCGGACAGCCAGGACATCTGCTTCGTGCCGTCCGGAAAATATTCCGACGTCATCGAGCGCCTGAAGCCCGGCGCGGCGGAGCCCGGCGACATCGTCCATGTGGACGGCCGCGTGCTCGGCCGGCACGACGGCATCATCCACTACACGATCGGCCAGCGCCGCGGCATCGGCGTCGCCACCGGCGAGCCGCTCTATGTGGTGCGCCTCGACGCCGACCACGGCCGCGTCGTCGTCGGCCCGCGCGAGATCCTGGCCACCCGCCGGCTCGCCCTTCGCGACGTCAACTGGATCGGCGACGGAACGCTCGTCGACCTGCCGCCCGAGGGCACCGAGATCTTTGCCCGCGTGCGCTCCACCCGCCCGCCGAAGCCAGCGATCCTGTCCTATTGCGACGGCACCGTCGTCGTCGATCTCATGGACAGCGAGCTCGGCGTCGCGCCGGGTCAGGCCTGCGTCTTCTACGACGCGCCGGAAGGCCCCGCCCGCATCCTCGGTGGCGGCTGGATCGACCGGGTGGCGACGGAGAGCGAGATGGCGAAGGCCGGAATGCCGCTGGCCGGCACCGCCGAGGGCTCTCTCGCCCGTTCCGGCTGA